From a region of the Argiope bruennichi chromosome 8, qqArgBrue1.1, whole genome shotgun sequence genome:
- the LOC129980517 gene encoding mitogen-activated protein kinase-binding protein 1-like isoform X1, whose product MEKPAAGPRKILRAPALRRGREVIPISSRVKLEKVLGLTVTNNAAFDCDPNSGIVAYPAGCVVVVYNVRKNKQGHILSSSKKTITSLAFSSDGKYLATGECGHQPHVRVWDVQEKIQIAEFQGHKYGINCVAFSPNLKYVVSVGSQHDMIVNVWDWKNNVKVASNKVSCKVKALSFASNGNYFVTVGNRHVKFWYLEYSRSAKYKHEPVPLMGRSAILGDQRNNYFCDVACGKGDMVESTYAITKSGLLCEFNSRRLLDKWVELRTTSANSISVSENLIIIGCAEGVIRCFSPFDLNFISTLPRPHVLGVNVANGLIGSKAVVSHLSNAKYPDTIAIALDEIHKKVTCVYNDHSLYVWDIKDVKKVGKSHSYLYHSACIWGIEVYPEMHENAKNILPKGTFLTCSSDDTIRFWNLEVSMEEDTNYHRNIYSSELLKILYVDPELSYLCDTDLNSSGSNDKVDTTYDGKNGVRCLRISPDGRSLASGDRSGNIRIHDLEFVEETCKIEAHDSEVLCLEYSKPITVAGQEKRYLASASRDRLIHVFDVNQDHTFQQTLDDHSSSITAVRFVQSEDSLQMISCGADKSIIFRKATFNPELSLLREHHVVGKTTLYDMEVDSQQKNILTACQDRNIRAYSVSNGKQIRCFRGSQGEDGTLIKVVLDPSGTYLATSCTDKSLYLYDYISGECLATMFGHSELVTGLKFSNDGRHLISVSGDGCIFMWKLPIDVTQTMLSKQVLIERHGLPSLWQDNRKTAVGITKPLQLLENNEDDKPDDDLDLVNHNNETGAETSPVGYRFSIGQLPLWAKKQMLEKLPEGTTNQNLPPPIPPRGRWAQRIDGQGLVVRSYLDSDSVIPFPNPADEVQSSNLKQESVDAEQHEYSSSISVKETKGTFEVCQESLKEILNGTITEEVNGSITMHQTISSLSSSSNRRTKIRPLASSTRLDDLDAEDERSDSEVSEMVYYPASEDGSDAADVSFHVCANNENNSKDAVSHLKKAKLERIPTINTPEHETNSDDEEPNTPVESDRSFLSSLCISTENLERLGQREKFMKSNYESLEKSDSVESHPNNNDLADKNFYRQSLSAKFLAGSMPLKRSLVNGASKPMGGLDRQMAQTKKREELLKALNDAKKTLETVRSRSGLSSSKSIADLHSTPDREIFKSPRYRSPGDIRKAASMTDLSGNNSSRSSLFSPPPRNESESPAPLWNQTKIYPIDTSPPESPKLKASMNLQQNHIRKEQSPELDHVSRSNSSTSLYSKNQNASNSTLYKTTSSYALDRASPIRTGFNSSFSLPRNTPSPIGRSNLPSLPSKNQTPSITTAALATDSSSDSSPSDATPVKSSRPVVTPRPVPLRQRFNSLSENVDPANFKTSLENSSDNLQKLRLKSHSEWDLKNSSMEETFKSKGSWQSSRYLSYSPRKSHIRPLKLNHSGSMSSVPLSSNNSDDRKDFNVSDQIPFLSWDPSSVPLTPDLCDNIADSLARITSFATQVYQRLTISTDLPPEEKSAMTNTLAQGVWQAQQILRPAVPPSQPWLSSSEHSFDSRRLPGLGVPFSNGNLHDPSLQRLPPHSMSHPDGINTMALLEQFSNKLLSLVEQKMSNSQDKPNN is encoded by the exons gTGAAACTAGAGAAAGTACTTGGCCTAACTGTTACTAATAATGCTGCTTTTGACTGTGATCCTAACTCTGGTATTGTTGCATATCCTGCTGG TTGTGTTGTTGTTGTGTataatgttagaaaaaataaGCAAGGTCATATACTCAGTTCCTCCAAAAAAACTATCACTTCTCTTGCATTTTCATCTGATGGGAAATATCTGGCAACTGGAGAG TGTGGTCATCAACCTCATGTTCGGGTGTGGGATGTTCAGGAGAAGATTCAAATAGCTGAATTCCAAGGACATAAATATGGCATAAATTGTGTT gCCTTTTCTCCTAATCTCAAATACGTTGTATCTGTTGGGTCACAGCATGATATGATAGTAAATGTATGGGATtggaaaaataatgttaaagttGCTTCTAATAAAGTTTCCTGTAAA GTCAAAGCTCTTTCATTTGCatcaaatggaaattattttgttactGTAGGAAACAgacatgtcaaattttggtacTTAGAATATTCTCGCTCTGCCAAA TATAAGCATGAACCTGTGCCATTAATGGGCCGATCTGCTATTCTTGGGGATCAGCGAAACAACTATTTCTGTGATGTTGCTTGTGGGAAAGGTGATATGGTAGAAAGTACATATGCCATTACTAAATCTGGTCTTCTATGCGAGTTTAACAGTCGCCGTCTTCTAGATAAATGGGTTGAACTTCGG acaacAAGTGCTAACAGTATATCAGTTagtgaaaatttgataattattggTTGTGCAGAAGGTGTCATAAGATGCTTTAGTCCATTTGATCTCAATTTTATATCTACATTACCAAGGCCTCATGTTTTGGGTGTTAATGTTGCAAATGGATTGATTGGAAG TAAAGCTGTTGTGTCTCATTTATCAAATGCCAAATATCCTGATACTATTGCCATTGCTTTGGATGAGATACATAAAAAG gtTACTTGTGTATATAATGATCATAGCCTTTATGTCTGGGAcattaaagatgttaaaaaagttggaaaatctCATTCATACCTATATCATAGTGCTTGCATATGGGGAATCGAG GTATATCCAGAAATGcatgaaaatgcaaaaaatatattacctaaAGGAACATTTTTGACATGTTCGAGTGATGATACTATTCGTTTTTGGAATCTAGAAGTTTCCATGGAAGAAGATACTAATTATCATAGGAATATATATAGTTCT GAACTGCTCAAAATCTTATATGTTGATCCTGAGCTTTCTTATTTATGTGATACTGATTTAAATTCAA GTGGTAGTAATGACAAAGTTGATACAACTTATGATGGAAAGAATGGTGTACGATGTTTACGAATAAGTCCAGATGGGAGAAGCTTAGCCTCTGGTGATCGTTCTGGGAACATCAG AATCCATGATTTGGAATTTGTGGAAGAAACGTGCAAGATTGAAGCTCATGATTCAGAAGTTTTATGCCTTGAATATTCTAAGCCCATTACAGTTGCAG GACAAGAAAAGAGGTATCTTGCTTCTGCTAGTAGAGATAGATTGATACATGTGTTTGATGTTAATCAGGATCACACGTTTCAACAGACATTAGATGACCATTCTTCTTCTATAACAGCTGTTCGTTTTGTTCAAAGTGAAGATTCTCTTCAGATGATTTCATGTGGTGCtgataaatctattatttttagaaaagcaaCATTT AATCCTGAGCTTTCACTTTTAAGAGAACATCATGTTGTTGGAAAAACAACTTTATATGATATGGAAGTTGATTCtcagcagaaaaatattttaacagcgtGTCAAGATCGGAACATTCGAGCATATTCTGTATCAAATGGGAAACAAATTCGCTGCTTCCGTGGTTCTCAAGGTGAAGATGGAACATTAATTAAG GTTGTTTTAGATCCCTCAGGAACTTATTTAGCTACAAGTTGTACAGATAAGAgcttatatttatatgattatatcAGTGGAGAATGCCTTGCTACAATGTTTGGACATTCAGAGCTTGTTACTGGTTTAAAGTTTTCTAATGATGGGAGACATCTCATTTCTGTTTCAGGAGATGG atgCATTTTCATGTGGAAATTGCCTATAGATGTTACCCAAACAATGTTAAGTAAGCAAGTGCTCATTGAGAGACATGGCTTACCCAGCTTATGGCAAGATAACAG GAAAACTGCTGTAGGCATAACAAAACCTCTACAGTTACTTGAAAACAATGAAGATGACAAACCAGATGATGATTTGGATCTAGTCAATCATAATAATGAAACTGGTGCTGAAACTTCACCAGTTGGTTATAGATTTAGCATTGGACAGTTACCACTGTGGGCCAAAAAACAG atgcTAGAAAAACTACCAGAAGGAACTACAAATCAAAATCTTCCACCACCTATACCTCCAAGAGGTAGATGGGCTCAAAGAATCGATGGACAAGGATTAGTTGTACGATCTTACTTGGATTCGGATTCTGTTATTCCATTTCCTAATCCTGCAG atgaAGTCCAAAGCTCAAATTTGAAACAGGAAAGTGTGGATGCTGAGCAACATGAATATAGTAGTAGTATATCTGTAAAG gaaacaAAAGGCACATTTGAAGTGTGTCAAGAAAGTCTTAAAGAGATTTTGAATGGAACTATCACTGAG gaagtcAATGGTAGTATTACAATGCATCAAACTATTAGTAGTTTGTCAAGTTCAAGTAATAGAAGAACAAAAATACGACCACTAGCCAGCAGTACTAGGTTAGATGACTTGGATGCAGAGGATGAAAGATCTGATTCTGAAGTGAGCGAAATGGTATATTATCCTGCATCTGAAGATGGGTCAGATGCTGCTGATGT ATCATTCCATGTATGTGCAAATAATGAGAACAATTCCAAAGATGCTGTAAGTCATTTAAAGAAAGCTAAATTGGAAAGAATACCAACAATAAACACTCCAg AACATGAAACTAATAGTGATGATGAAGAACCAAATACTCCAGTTGAAAGTGACCGTTCTTTCCTTAGTTCTCTATGTATTAGCACTGAAAATCTAGAAAGGCTTGGGCAGAGAGAAAAGTTTATGAAAAGCAACTATGAAAGCTTGGAAAAAAGCGATTCTGTTGAATCCCATCCCAACAATAATGATTTGGCTGATAAAAATTTTTACCGGCAAAGCTTATCTGCTAAATTTTTGGCTGGTTCCATGccattaaaaag ATCATTAGTTAATGGAGCATCTAAGCCTATGGGAGGACTTGATAGACAG ATGGCTCAGACAAAGAAAAGGGAAGAACTTCTAAAAGCTCTGAATGATGCTAAGAAGACATTAGAAACT GTGAGAAGCAGAAGTGGTTTGAGTAGCAGTAAAAGTATAGCAGATCTGCATAGTACTCCAGATCGAGAAATTTTCAAATCACCTCGGTATAGATCCCCAG GTGATATTCGTAAAGCAGCTTCAATGACAGATTTGTCTGGTAATAATTCTAGTAGAAGTAGTTTATTTTCACCTCCACCTAGAAATG AATCTGAAAGTCCTGCGCCATTATGGAACCAAACTAAAATTTATCCTATAGACACTTCACCTCCAGAGTCCCCTAAATTGAAGGCATCTATGAACTTGCAACAGAATCATATTAGAAAAGAGCAATCACCTGAATTGGATCATGTTTCTAGAAGCAATAGCTCAACTTCACTTTACTCAAAGAATCAAAATGCTTCCAATAGTACTCTTTACAAAACTACTTCCAGTTATGCTCTAGATAGGGCATCTCCAATTCGTACTGGCTTTAATTCTAGTTTCTCTCTTCCAAGAAATACCCCAAGCCCAATTGGACGATCAAACCTACCATCTTTGCCCTCAAAGAACCAAACACCTTCAATAACAACTGCTGCTCTTGCTACAGATTCTTCTTCTGATTCATCTCCTTCTGATGCAACTCCTGTAAAAAGTAGTCGACCAGTTGTGACACCTCGGCCAGTTCCTTTGCGACAGAGATTTAATAGTTTAAGTGAGAATGTTGACCCTGCTAATTTTAAAACATCACTAGAAAATTCTAGTGATAATCTGCAGAAACTTCGTCTAAAATCTCATAGTGAATgggatttaaaaaatagttctatGGAAGAGACATTCAAAAGTAAAGGTTCATGGCAGAGTAGTCGATACTTGTCATATTCTCCGCGCAAGAGTCACATACGACCTCTGAAATTGAATCATAGTGGATCTATGAGTTCTGTTCCTTTAAGCTCCAATAATTCAGAtgatagaaaagattttaatgtttCAGATCAAATTCCTTTCTTATCCTGGGACCCAAGTTCAGTGCCAT tgacACCAGATCTATGTGATAATATAGCAGATAGTTTAGCTAGAATTACTTCATTTGCTACACAAGTATATCAGCGA ttaaCAATAAGCACAGATCTTCCACCTGAAGAAAAGTCTGCCATGACTAACACTCTTGCTCAAGGTGTTTGGCAAGCACAACAAATTCTCCGCCCAGCAGTTCCTCCCTCTCAACCATGGTTAAGCTCAAGTGAACATTCATTTGATTCCAGGCGGCTTCCAGGATTAGGAGTTCCCTTTTCTAATGGCAATCTACATGATCCTTCATTACAGAGGCTTCCTCCTCATAGCATGTCCCATCCTGATGGCATAAATACAATGGCTCTGCTTGAACAGTTTTCTAATAAACTATTGAGCCTTGTTGAACAGAAAATGTCAAATAGTCAAGATAAGCCAAATAATTAG
- the LOC129980517 gene encoding mitogen-activated protein kinase-binding protein 1-like isoform X2: MISIEESGIACKQNGNAVEKVKLEKVLGLTVTNNAAFDCDPNSGIVAYPAGCVVVVYNVRKNKQGHILSSSKKTITSLAFSSDGKYLATGECGHQPHVRVWDVQEKIQIAEFQGHKYGINCVAFSPNLKYVVSVGSQHDMIVNVWDWKNNVKVASNKVSCKVKALSFASNGNYFVTVGNRHVKFWYLEYSRSAKYKHEPVPLMGRSAILGDQRNNYFCDVACGKGDMVESTYAITKSGLLCEFNSRRLLDKWVELRTTSANSISVSENLIIIGCAEGVIRCFSPFDLNFISTLPRPHVLGVNVANGLIGSKAVVSHLSNAKYPDTIAIALDEIHKKVTCVYNDHSLYVWDIKDVKKVGKSHSYLYHSACIWGIEVYPEMHENAKNILPKGTFLTCSSDDTIRFWNLEVSMEEDTNYHRNIYSSELLKILYVDPELSYLCDTDLNSSGSNDKVDTTYDGKNGVRCLRISPDGRSLASGDRSGNIRIHDLEFVEETCKIEAHDSEVLCLEYSKPITVAGQEKRYLASASRDRLIHVFDVNQDHTFQQTLDDHSSSITAVRFVQSEDSLQMISCGADKSIIFRKATFNPELSLLREHHVVGKTTLYDMEVDSQQKNILTACQDRNIRAYSVSNGKQIRCFRGSQGEDGTLIKVVLDPSGTYLATSCTDKSLYLYDYISGECLATMFGHSELVTGLKFSNDGRHLISVSGDGCIFMWKLPIDVTQTMLSKQVLIERHGLPSLWQDNRKTAVGITKPLQLLENNEDDKPDDDLDLVNHNNETGAETSPVGYRFSIGQLPLWAKKQMLEKLPEGTTNQNLPPPIPPRGRWAQRIDGQGLVVRSYLDSDSVIPFPNPADEVQSSNLKQESVDAEQHEYSSSISVKETKGTFEVCQESLKEILNGTITEEVNGSITMHQTISSLSSSSNRRTKIRPLASSTRLDDLDAEDERSDSEVSEMVYYPASEDGSDAADVSFHVCANNENNSKDAVSHLKKAKLERIPTINTPEHETNSDDEEPNTPVESDRSFLSSLCISTENLERLGQREKFMKSNYESLEKSDSVESHPNNNDLADKNFYRQSLSAKFLAGSMPLKRSLVNGASKPMGGLDRQMAQTKKREELLKALNDAKKTLETVRSRSGLSSSKSIADLHSTPDREIFKSPRYRSPGDIRKAASMTDLSGNNSSRSSLFSPPPRNESESPAPLWNQTKIYPIDTSPPESPKLKASMNLQQNHIRKEQSPELDHVSRSNSSTSLYSKNQNASNSTLYKTTSSYALDRASPIRTGFNSSFSLPRNTPSPIGRSNLPSLPSKNQTPSITTAALATDSSSDSSPSDATPVKSSRPVVTPRPVPLRQRFNSLSENVDPANFKTSLENSSDNLQKLRLKSHSEWDLKNSSMEETFKSKGSWQSSRYLSYSPRKSHIRPLKLNHSGSMSSVPLSSNNSDDRKDFNVSDQIPFLSWDPSSVPLTPDLCDNIADSLARITSFATQVYQRLTISTDLPPEEKSAMTNTLAQGVWQAQQILRPAVPPSQPWLSSSEHSFDSRRLPGLGVPFSNGNLHDPSLQRLPPHSMSHPDGINTMALLEQFSNKLLSLVEQKMSNSQDKPNN; this comes from the exons gTGAAACTAGAGAAAGTACTTGGCCTAACTGTTACTAATAATGCTGCTTTTGACTGTGATCCTAACTCTGGTATTGTTGCATATCCTGCTGG TTGTGTTGTTGTTGTGTataatgttagaaaaaataaGCAAGGTCATATACTCAGTTCCTCCAAAAAAACTATCACTTCTCTTGCATTTTCATCTGATGGGAAATATCTGGCAACTGGAGAG TGTGGTCATCAACCTCATGTTCGGGTGTGGGATGTTCAGGAGAAGATTCAAATAGCTGAATTCCAAGGACATAAATATGGCATAAATTGTGTT gCCTTTTCTCCTAATCTCAAATACGTTGTATCTGTTGGGTCACAGCATGATATGATAGTAAATGTATGGGATtggaaaaataatgttaaagttGCTTCTAATAAAGTTTCCTGTAAA GTCAAAGCTCTTTCATTTGCatcaaatggaaattattttgttactGTAGGAAACAgacatgtcaaattttggtacTTAGAATATTCTCGCTCTGCCAAA TATAAGCATGAACCTGTGCCATTAATGGGCCGATCTGCTATTCTTGGGGATCAGCGAAACAACTATTTCTGTGATGTTGCTTGTGGGAAAGGTGATATGGTAGAAAGTACATATGCCATTACTAAATCTGGTCTTCTATGCGAGTTTAACAGTCGCCGTCTTCTAGATAAATGGGTTGAACTTCGG acaacAAGTGCTAACAGTATATCAGTTagtgaaaatttgataattattggTTGTGCAGAAGGTGTCATAAGATGCTTTAGTCCATTTGATCTCAATTTTATATCTACATTACCAAGGCCTCATGTTTTGGGTGTTAATGTTGCAAATGGATTGATTGGAAG TAAAGCTGTTGTGTCTCATTTATCAAATGCCAAATATCCTGATACTATTGCCATTGCTTTGGATGAGATACATAAAAAG gtTACTTGTGTATATAATGATCATAGCCTTTATGTCTGGGAcattaaagatgttaaaaaagttggaaaatctCATTCATACCTATATCATAGTGCTTGCATATGGGGAATCGAG GTATATCCAGAAATGcatgaaaatgcaaaaaatatattacctaaAGGAACATTTTTGACATGTTCGAGTGATGATACTATTCGTTTTTGGAATCTAGAAGTTTCCATGGAAGAAGATACTAATTATCATAGGAATATATATAGTTCT GAACTGCTCAAAATCTTATATGTTGATCCTGAGCTTTCTTATTTATGTGATACTGATTTAAATTCAA GTGGTAGTAATGACAAAGTTGATACAACTTATGATGGAAAGAATGGTGTACGATGTTTACGAATAAGTCCAGATGGGAGAAGCTTAGCCTCTGGTGATCGTTCTGGGAACATCAG AATCCATGATTTGGAATTTGTGGAAGAAACGTGCAAGATTGAAGCTCATGATTCAGAAGTTTTATGCCTTGAATATTCTAAGCCCATTACAGTTGCAG GACAAGAAAAGAGGTATCTTGCTTCTGCTAGTAGAGATAGATTGATACATGTGTTTGATGTTAATCAGGATCACACGTTTCAACAGACATTAGATGACCATTCTTCTTCTATAACAGCTGTTCGTTTTGTTCAAAGTGAAGATTCTCTTCAGATGATTTCATGTGGTGCtgataaatctattatttttagaaaagcaaCATTT AATCCTGAGCTTTCACTTTTAAGAGAACATCATGTTGTTGGAAAAACAACTTTATATGATATGGAAGTTGATTCtcagcagaaaaatattttaacagcgtGTCAAGATCGGAACATTCGAGCATATTCTGTATCAAATGGGAAACAAATTCGCTGCTTCCGTGGTTCTCAAGGTGAAGATGGAACATTAATTAAG GTTGTTTTAGATCCCTCAGGAACTTATTTAGCTACAAGTTGTACAGATAAGAgcttatatttatatgattatatcAGTGGAGAATGCCTTGCTACAATGTTTGGACATTCAGAGCTTGTTACTGGTTTAAAGTTTTCTAATGATGGGAGACATCTCATTTCTGTTTCAGGAGATGG atgCATTTTCATGTGGAAATTGCCTATAGATGTTACCCAAACAATGTTAAGTAAGCAAGTGCTCATTGAGAGACATGGCTTACCCAGCTTATGGCAAGATAACAG GAAAACTGCTGTAGGCATAACAAAACCTCTACAGTTACTTGAAAACAATGAAGATGACAAACCAGATGATGATTTGGATCTAGTCAATCATAATAATGAAACTGGTGCTGAAACTTCACCAGTTGGTTATAGATTTAGCATTGGACAGTTACCACTGTGGGCCAAAAAACAG atgcTAGAAAAACTACCAGAAGGAACTACAAATCAAAATCTTCCACCACCTATACCTCCAAGAGGTAGATGGGCTCAAAGAATCGATGGACAAGGATTAGTTGTACGATCTTACTTGGATTCGGATTCTGTTATTCCATTTCCTAATCCTGCAG atgaAGTCCAAAGCTCAAATTTGAAACAGGAAAGTGTGGATGCTGAGCAACATGAATATAGTAGTAGTATATCTGTAAAG gaaacaAAAGGCACATTTGAAGTGTGTCAAGAAAGTCTTAAAGAGATTTTGAATGGAACTATCACTGAG gaagtcAATGGTAGTATTACAATGCATCAAACTATTAGTAGTTTGTCAAGTTCAAGTAATAGAAGAACAAAAATACGACCACTAGCCAGCAGTACTAGGTTAGATGACTTGGATGCAGAGGATGAAAGATCTGATTCTGAAGTGAGCGAAATGGTATATTATCCTGCATCTGAAGATGGGTCAGATGCTGCTGATGT ATCATTCCATGTATGTGCAAATAATGAGAACAATTCCAAAGATGCTGTAAGTCATTTAAAGAAAGCTAAATTGGAAAGAATACCAACAATAAACACTCCAg AACATGAAACTAATAGTGATGATGAAGAACCAAATACTCCAGTTGAAAGTGACCGTTCTTTCCTTAGTTCTCTATGTATTAGCACTGAAAATCTAGAAAGGCTTGGGCAGAGAGAAAAGTTTATGAAAAGCAACTATGAAAGCTTGGAAAAAAGCGATTCTGTTGAATCCCATCCCAACAATAATGATTTGGCTGATAAAAATTTTTACCGGCAAAGCTTATCTGCTAAATTTTTGGCTGGTTCCATGccattaaaaag ATCATTAGTTAATGGAGCATCTAAGCCTATGGGAGGACTTGATAGACAG ATGGCTCAGACAAAGAAAAGGGAAGAACTTCTAAAAGCTCTGAATGATGCTAAGAAGACATTAGAAACT GTGAGAAGCAGAAGTGGTTTGAGTAGCAGTAAAAGTATAGCAGATCTGCATAGTACTCCAGATCGAGAAATTTTCAAATCACCTCGGTATAGATCCCCAG GTGATATTCGTAAAGCAGCTTCAATGACAGATTTGTCTGGTAATAATTCTAGTAGAAGTAGTTTATTTTCACCTCCACCTAGAAATG AATCTGAAAGTCCTGCGCCATTATGGAACCAAACTAAAATTTATCCTATAGACACTTCACCTCCAGAGTCCCCTAAATTGAAGGCATCTATGAACTTGCAACAGAATCATATTAGAAAAGAGCAATCACCTGAATTGGATCATGTTTCTAGAAGCAATAGCTCAACTTCACTTTACTCAAAGAATCAAAATGCTTCCAATAGTACTCTTTACAAAACTACTTCCAGTTATGCTCTAGATAGGGCATCTCCAATTCGTACTGGCTTTAATTCTAGTTTCTCTCTTCCAAGAAATACCCCAAGCCCAATTGGACGATCAAACCTACCATCTTTGCCCTCAAAGAACCAAACACCTTCAATAACAACTGCTGCTCTTGCTACAGATTCTTCTTCTGATTCATCTCCTTCTGATGCAACTCCTGTAAAAAGTAGTCGACCAGTTGTGACACCTCGGCCAGTTCCTTTGCGACAGAGATTTAATAGTTTAAGTGAGAATGTTGACCCTGCTAATTTTAAAACATCACTAGAAAATTCTAGTGATAATCTGCAGAAACTTCGTCTAAAATCTCATAGTGAATgggatttaaaaaatagttctatGGAAGAGACATTCAAAAGTAAAGGTTCATGGCAGAGTAGTCGATACTTGTCATATTCTCCGCGCAAGAGTCACATACGACCTCTGAAATTGAATCATAGTGGATCTATGAGTTCTGTTCCTTTAAGCTCCAATAATTCAGAtgatagaaaagattttaatgtttCAGATCAAATTCCTTTCTTATCCTGGGACCCAAGTTCAGTGCCAT tgacACCAGATCTATGTGATAATATAGCAGATAGTTTAGCTAGAATTACTTCATTTGCTACACAAGTATATCAGCGA ttaaCAATAAGCACAGATCTTCCACCTGAAGAAAAGTCTGCCATGACTAACACTCTTGCTCAAGGTGTTTGGCAAGCACAACAAATTCTCCGCCCAGCAGTTCCTCCCTCTCAACCATGGTTAAGCTCAAGTGAACATTCATTTGATTCCAGGCGGCTTCCAGGATTAGGAGTTCCCTTTTCTAATGGCAATCTACATGATCCTTCATTACAGAGGCTTCCTCCTCATAGCATGTCCCATCCTGATGGCATAAATACAATGGCTCTGCTTGAACAGTTTTCTAATAAACTATTGAGCCTTGTTGAACAGAAAATGTCAAATAGTCAAGATAAGCCAAATAATTAG